In Bernardetia litoralis DSM 6794, the genomic window TATGACCCTCGTTTGATGCTCGCTTTTCCTACTGCAAAAATTGCTGTTATGAGTGGTGCTTCGGCTGCCAAAACACTTTTACAGATAAAAGTAGGTTCTGAAAAAGCAAAAGGAAGAGAAGTGTCTAAGGAAGAAGAAGATAAATTATTAAAAGAAATAACGGAGAAGTATGAAAAACAAACAACTCCTTATTATGCTGCTGCACGTCTTTGGATTGATGCTATTATTGATCCAATGGAAACTCGTCAGATTATTTCGATGGGAATAGAGGCTGCCAATCAAGCACCAATAACAAAGCGTTATAATGTAGGTGCAATTCAAACTTAGAATTTTATTTATTTTTTAATAAAAAAAGGATAATGATTTTTTATAAATTAAATCATTGTCCTTTTTTGTTTTTTGAATTAAAATTATTTCAAATAAGCATAAAAACGAGCTTTTGCTAAAGTTTCTGGTTCTTGTTTTATTTCGGATAATACAAATTTCTCTTTTTGTTTGCTTACTGGAATTGCTTGTTTTTTGTCGTGCAATTTTTCATAAGTATCCAAATCAACAGCTTGGCGCAATTTTAAAGTAGAAAAGATACCAAATTTTTCAATAATTTCTTTTGCATCTTTTTGTAAAATGCCTTCAAAAACCTTTGATTTTGAACCACTTCCATACGCACAAAAACCAATTCTTTGATTTTCTAAATCTTCTTTTTTAGATAATTTCATTTCTAAGCAACTCATCAAAGCCATAAAAATAGAAGCTGTGTACATATTTCCGATTTCAGAAGATGCCAACTGACTATCACTAATTTTTTCTTTTACAAAATTTTTGTATAAATCTGTCTTCGAAATAAGCCTTACTAGCTGAGCTGAATCTATATTTATATCTTCTTCTTTAAGATTTGATTTTTCTAAAAAAAGAGTTTTAATCTCTTGATTATCTGTCAAAATTCGTTCTTCTGTAAAAATTTGACTAAACATTCTTTTTCCATGAAAAGCATAAGGCAAATGAAAAATAAGACTGTTCCATTCTTCAGATAAAATACTATTTTTATCATAAACTCCTTCTTCAATAGCCTGTTTTTTGAAGGAAAAATAAGCATCATGCAAACGGTTTTGATAACACGAATTTGAAAACTGACCATCAAAAACAGGTGTTTCTCTAAAATTAGGCTTAAAAAAATCGTGTTCACTTTTCGTAGAAATTCCCCAAATATCATTAATAGCTAATAATCTAGGATTTTGTTTGATAAGCATCGCAACTGCTCCAGCACCTTGCGTATATTCGCCACCCGAAAATTTGTCGTACTTTGCATAATCCGTAGAAACTACAATGCCAACACGGTTTTTATTGTTTCTAGCCCAATCTAGGGTGTTTTGAAGCGCATCAACTCCACCAATACAAGCAAAAGTCATATCTAAAGCATCACAATTTTCAAAAAACTCTGCTTCAGTATTATTTTCTTCTTGCAATTTT contains:
- a CDS encoding hydroxymethylglutaryl-CoA synthase family protein, whose protein sequence is MTSFLMNQSTVQVGIDAMSFYIPSIYLDLQTLAPSRNLDYEKLSKGLGVLKMALPDTNEDAASMAANAVLKLLKDYNLNPSDIGRLYIGTESGLDGAKPIATYVLEMLTQKLQEENNTEAEFFENCDALDMTFACIGGVDALQNTLDWARNNKNRVGIVVSTDYAKYDKFSGGEYTQGAGAVAMLIKQNPRLLAINDIWGISTKSEHDFFKPNFRETPVFDGQFSNSCYQNRLHDAYFSFKKQAIEEGVYDKNSILSEEWNSLIFHLPYAFHGKRMFSQIFTEERILTDNQEIKTLFLEKSNLKEEDINIDSAQLVRLISKTDLYKNFVKEKISDSQLASSEIGNMYTASIFMALMSCLEMKLSKKEDLENQRIGFCAYGSGSKSKVFEGILQKDAKEIIEKFGIFSTLKLRQAVDLDTYEKLHDKKQAIPVSKQKEKFVLSEIKQEPETLAKARFYAYLK